The DNA sequence TAGTGCTCTTGTCGGTGATCTTGGTGTCTACCGGACTCGACCCGACCACCAGCTTTACCGGCGCGGTGACGGCGGTGACCAATGTGGGCCCAGGGCTTGGGCCAGTGATCGGTCCGGCGGGGAACTTCTCCAGCCTGCCGGACATCGCCAAATGGTCACTGGCCATCGGCATGCTGCTGGGGCGTCTGGAGATCCTGACGGTGGCGGTGCTTTTCCACCCTAACTTCTGGAAGTACTAAGCAAACTAGCGCAGGGCCCGACTAAACCCGATACAGGCCCCAGAGACTATGCTGCTCTGGCGTCAGGAAGGTCCAGGCCAGCACTCGAGTCAGCTTATTACCCTGGGCCATCTCAAGGGTCTCTACCCGCTTGGCGCCCACCTGTTCCAGCAGACGATAGCAGGGCTTAAGATTCTCCTTCTTCGACACCAGAGAGGTAAACCAGAGGCACTGCGAGCCGAACTTCTGGCTCTCACGGATCATCTGGCCGAGGAAGGCCTGCTCGCCCCCTTCGCACCAGAGCTCAGCCTTCTGGCCGCCGAAGTTGAGCTTCTCCTTACTCTTCGCAACCTCATGTCCCTTGGCTCGCTTGTTGGCCGCAAGATTCTTCAGCTTGCGTTCGCTGCCCCTGCTCGCCTCCGCAAGAGAGGCATGAAATGGCGGGTTACACAGGGTCAGATCGAACCTGTCCTCGGCCCTGATAATACCGGTAAAGATCTGTTTCGAATCTGACTGCAGGCGTAGGCTCAGCTTACCCGCCAGCTGTGGGTTGTTTGCTATGATCCGCTCGACATTCTTAAGGGACACCGGGTCGATATCACTTGCCACGAAGCGCCAACCGTAGACCTGATGTCCCAGCAGTGGATAGATGCCATTGGCGCCTGTGCCGATATCTAGGGCGACCACTCGCTCCCCCTTGGGCGCTCTCGTCACATTAGGCAGCTTGCGCTTACCCCCCTTGCTCGCGGGAGTCGATTCGGCCAGCAGATCCGCCAGATAATGCAGGTAGTCCACACGACCCGGGATAGGCGGGCAGAGAAAACCCTCGGGAATATCCCAATAGCTCAATCCATAATGCAGCCTGAGCAGCGCCAGATTAAGCAGCTTCACCGCCCTGGGATCGGCAAAGTCGATAGACAAGTTGCCATAGGGATTGGGACGAACGAAGGGCTTAAGCTCTGGTGTGGTATCCATCAGCGCGTCGAAGTCATAACCCTGCCCATGCAGGTTGCGAGGGTGCAGCCCCTTGCTCGCCCCCTGGCTCTTGCCCTCTACTGGCTTAGACTTGGCTTGTGGTTTTGCTTGTGATTTTGCTTGTGGTTTCGATTCTGGCTTAGCTTTTGGCTGAGCTTTTGATTTAGATTGAGACGAAGGCTTTGGCCTTGAGGCCTTAGCAGACGGCTCTTGAGAAACAACTTTCTTGGCGCCGGGACGCGCAGGCTTTCGAGACGGGGTCATCAGGGGGATCCTGGCTGCACGCTCTGCATGCAGCCCATAACACATTAATCGTACAGGTATTTAGTAAACAGCAGGTTGACGATAAGCGGCTTGCCTATCTCCTGCTCCAGCAAACGATTCAGGGTATCGTAGCACTCGCGGCGGATCTCCTCCTTGCCGGTCAGAGACTTCACCTTATCTTCGGTCTGCGCCCCTAAGATCTCTATGATGGCGGCGCGCAGCAGCGGGTCGTGATGTTCCAATACGATCAGATCTTCCGGCACCTTCACCATGAGTTCGACACTGATCTTCACAAAGCCCAGCTTCTTACGATTGGAGATATAGTTAGTCACAATATCGGGCTCGAAACCGTAATAGGCGTAGGTATCGACCACCTCTTCCTCTTCGGCGTATGCCCCCAGGCTCAGTACACTGGTCACTAGCATGAGGCACAGCAGCGCAAACTTTTTCATATTAGACGAATACTCCGTTCATGATTTGATGGTCAACACTCGCTTTCTAGCCAGACGATACCTTATTTAACGGCACCAATACTTAGATGCTTTAGTACTCAAGGCTTTAATTACCGACATCAAAGCCTCGTCATGATAAACTGCTGACGTTTTTGAGTATTGTACCGAGAATTTAATGAGTGTGACCAGGTTAAGCTTCCCCTATGGTGAATCCATTCAATGGCATTCACCGGATCAAATTCCCCAGCTGCCACCGAGCCCTTTCAGGGAGTGGCTGTTAGCTTCCGGTAGTTTAACCCAAAAACTCAAGTCTCACTGCAATCAATTTGAGGTCAAGGTGTTAGGCGAGGCCATGTTGCCTCCCTTCCCGGGCGAATTGCCCCACCAAGGGCAAGCCTGGATTAGAGAAGTGCTGCTCTGTCTCGATGGCATACCTTGGGTATTTGCCCGCACACTCGTGCCCGGCGCCATGATGGACAGCGCCCAGGATAACTTCCTCTCGCTGGGCACCCGGCCCTTGGGCGAGCTGCTGTTCACCAGTGGCGATTTCACCCCGGGCAAGATAGAGGTCGGCGAGTTTACCGCCTGCGACTCCCTCGCCAAACTGATCGATTCGCTCGAGCAGGAGAGTCACCATCCCTTGTGGGGCCGCAGACGCTACTTCAGCCATGGAGACCAGCAGCTGATCGTCAGCGAGATCTTCCTGCCCAAGGCTCGCCAGCTCATCGACCGGCTGGCATAAAAAAACGCCTCTTAATGAGGCGTTTTTTGTTTAGCTTCTGCGGCGCAGTCCCAGGAGCATCAGCAATGACAGGCTGATCCAACCCAGACTACCACCACCCGAATCCTGCTTGGTCTCGACCACCAGCGGCTGCACCACGGGAGCGGTCACCGTCAGCGTCAGGCTCTTTTTCGCCTGATTATTGGCCTCATCGGTCACAGTCAAAGTCACTGTATAGCTACCCGCCGCACCATAGGTGTGTGTCGGCGAGGCGGCCGTGCTCGTCTGCCCATCGCCGAAGTTCCAGCCATAGCTCAGCGAGCCAACCCCTTGATTGGACAGGTTGCTAAAGGTCACCGTCAGATCGCTGGCCTTATAACTGAAATCCGCCACAGGCTGGATGACGACCGTCACCTGAGTGTTGGCCGTGACCGACTCACCGGCGCCATCTGTCACCGTCAGGGTGACTTGATAGCTTCCCGATGCCTGATACACATAGGTTGGCGCCGCCAGGGCGCTAGCAGCGCCGCTGACACCGAAGTTCCAGGCATACTGATAGTTGCCATCACCACCAGTCACGTTGGCGCTGAAGCTAACGCTCGCGCCCTCTTGTGTCTTAGCGATAGAGGCGCTCAATGCCCCAGGCGCTGGCGGAGGCGTCACAGTGCCCGAATACTCGAAGCGTACCTTGGCGCTGCTGGAATCCGTGCTCTGGGTAACCACCTCCATAGTCAGGCCCAGCTCAGGCAGTATGATGCCCGCCTGCGGCTTGAGTGGCGCACTATAGTCCTGGCTGTCATCAAACAGGCTGTTGCCCGCCAGATGGTCATCACCAAAATAGGTGGATTGGTTATACAGGCTAAAGGTGGCATCGCGGATCTGGGTCGCCGTGCCATTGGTGCCGATCAAGTCCTGGTCGGCATCGACCACACCAATAAGGCCACTGCCTGGATGCTTGCTGGAGTTGTTGTCAGACTCGTTGAAGTTCTCCAGCCAGAGCAAGACACCCGGCTCGTAGGCATGACTCTTCAATCCGGCATCGACGCCGTTGTAGCTGCGCAGCTGCACCAGGTAGCGGCGCGGCTTGCCTGGACGGGTGTTATCGATTCTGGCAAAGCCACCGTTGAGCGCCATGGTATTTGGTTCCTCGGCGCCGTCGCTGTAAATAACCGACTCACCGTCGAGCACCTTAAGCTCATCGAACACGAAACCATAGTCGCCCACCGCCTCATCGGTGAAGTAGACGATGCTGATCTGACGATCGCTGCTGCCCGCATAGGCACTGAGGTCGAAACTTAGCTCCACCCAGGAATCGGCGCCTTCGGCACCCGCCACATCAGAAGACTTACCTGTGATGATGTTCTTAGCGTTATTGATGATGTTGCTGGCCTTGGTGTGATTACCGGCTAAGGCCACATCGCCCACCTTCACCTGCACATAGTCATAGTCTGTCTCTATGTTCCAGTGCGCCTTCATCTTCAGGGTCAGGCTACTGCTCGCCGGGAAATCCAGGCTAAAGGAGGCCGCAGTGCTTAGCAGGTTACCCTGGCCCGAATAGTACTGATAGCTGCCGGCATAGGGCTGCTTGAAGGGAATATTGTCCGAAGGCAGAGGAATAGAGATCTGGTTCACCTGGTTGGCATTGACTGCCTCAGCCAGCTGTACCTCCTGACCACCCGTCGGGATAGAGGCCAGATCCACCTGAGTCTCGTTGATCCACTTGCCCTTATACTTGTTTTGCAGGTAAGAGCGGGCATAGGGGCTAAAGCCTGTTGGCTGGCTGCCAGGGATATCCCCGGTCCAGCTACCGCCAGACATGATAGACCAGGAGCCCACGGGCGAGCCGTCGCCGCTGTTGCTGGTGTCGTACTCGTCAGGCAGGCCTAGATCGTGGCCAAATTCATGGGCGACCACACCGGCGGCCGCATCTATGGGCTGAACCGTGTAACCAAACACCTTCTTGCCCGTGCCAGGGATCTCATAGCCAGGCGAATTGCCTTCGTAGACAAAGTAGCGGTGCGACCAGATGGCATCGTCACCCAAGACGCCACCACCGGCCTCTTCGCCTATGCTGGAGTGAAACAGCATCACGTGGTCTATATCGCCGTCGGCCTCATTGAGGTTGCCGTCGCCGTCGAGATCGTAAGGGTCTTCCACGTCGAACGAAGCTATTTCGCTGGGCGTCATGCTAGCCAGCGCCTGGGTCACCGCCTCTTTCACCAGCTCGGGGACCGCCTTGTCGTCATCGTCGTTGTTGGGGTCATTCTGCCCGTAATAGGCCGCATTTTGGTTGGCGGTATACCAGCCATAGACTTTACCGGTGAAATAGAAGCTTCCGCCGGACTCCGCCTGATAGTATTGATACCCGGTCAACAGGTTCTGCCCTTGAGGGCCGGCAAAGCCGGTCGTCGAGAACATGAGATCCTGATAGTGGGCGACAGGGTAGCTCGAGTAATACATGGGTGTATCAGAGGCTGTCAGGCGGTTGTTGTCGTGGGGTAGATCGGGAAAGTCGATCAGCACACCCAGTACCTTCACCGTCTTAGTCACATCGGCGTCGGCCTGGGGCGTCACGAAGGACATCACCCGCGCCTTCTGCTGGGCCTTCTGACGCATACTCTGCTGAGATTCCAGCTTGGCCTGAACCTGACCGCCTTTTTCCTGATAGCCCTTGGCTCTCTGAGTGTAGGCCTTAATTGCGGCGCGCTTCTCCGCCTCGCTGGCATCACTGGCCAACTCACCACGCTTCACCAGCCAATAAAGGATCTGCTGCTCGTTAATCACCCCGGCGTCGGCCACGCCAGTCACTTCCTTCATGGTGATCGGGGCGGCATTTGCCGACGCGCCAATCAGCAGGAGGGAGAGGCTCAATGCGGACACCGCACCGGCATAATACTGTCTCTTCATGCTAAAAATTCCTTGTGCCTGTATTTATCCCCAAACGGAACGCCTTCCCCGCTGGGTGACCCTAAGGCTGCCTAACTTAGATAATTTTAGTGGGGACTTGGGAAGGGGGCTAACTCATCGCTATAGGCATTTAGATTGCCAATAATAATCGACACAAAAACGCGCTGAGTTAAGCGGCCGGTGACTCGGCCAGACGGGTGTTAACGCCCACTTAGCGGCAAACGTAACAACAACACCCAAGGTCCACTACAAGACATTAACAGTATTTTTCCCTGTAGAGTAGAGTAAAAGTGCTATTTTTCACTAAAGAGGTATAGGTCAGCGGCTAAATAGCGAGAAGCGCGGCGAATCGCCACGCCACTCTTATCTCTTCTCTCTTATCTCTGCCTCAATCAGTGCTGAGCCAGCTGCGATAGATGAGCAGCAGCACAGAGGCTGACCAGCTAAAGTTGGTGCAGTGCAGCCCGTCTCCGGTAAGAGGATCATAGTTTTCCCGTATGGGCCCATCACCCAGTACACCGTCGGCCTCATTCACCAGTCGAGTGGCGAGGCGCCGCGCCAGCTCGTCGTGACCATAGCGGGAGACTCCCTGCAGGCCAAACAGCGCCTGATCCAGCCAGACGGGGCCACGCCAGTAACGCCTCGGGGCAAAGGCCGAATTGTCGGCGCTCACAGTAGGAAAGGGCAGTTTAGTCCCGAAGTTCGAAGCATTGAGCTGAGTGGCGATCATCTGCTCCGCCTGAGCCTGACTGGCGGCGCCGGCCCACAGCGGCAACCAGCCCTCGACCCCCTTACCCTCGGCGATCATCAAACGTGAGCGCTCACCCGCTAAGCGTCTGTCGTAGAAGAAGCCACTCTCCTCATCGAAAAACTCGCTGCGGATCAGCTGTCCAAGGCGAGCTGCCTGCTCACGCCAAACCGCCGCCTCGCTATCCAAGTCCAGTAACTCGGCCATCTGCGCCAGATAGCCCTTCTCCGCATACAGGTAGCTGTTGAGATCCACTGACTCCTGGGAGATGGAGTAACCCAGCAGTCGCCCCTTAGCATCATAATTTTCCAGCACCTGGAGCTCATCGCCCATGTCGAAGCGCGGCGCGTTGTCCATGCCCGACTCCCAGGCCGCCGCCTCGATCACCGCCTCCCTGTCCGGCTCACCCGGCTCACCCGGCTCACCCGGCTCACCATGGCGAGGATGTCGATTGGCGCCATATTCCGCCAGGCCGTTGTGGTTATGGTCTCGATTGCGATACCACCATTCATGGTAGGCGACCAGCTTAGGGTAGAGCCTGGTAATCAACGCCTTATCCTGGCTCTGCTGGTAGATCTGCCATACGGCCCAAGCCGCCAATGGTGGCTTGCCGTTACGCTCATTCCAGTTACCCCCCTTGCCGCCGCGGCTGGCATCGGGGTTATAGAAGATGGCGTCGGGCAGGTTACCCGCATCCTCGGGGCGCAGCGGGTCCTTGGCATCGAACTGATAATCAAACATCGCCAGCACGTTCAACTCGGCCAGCGCCACATCGAACTGCGCCAGCGCCACCGCCTGTTTCCAGCTGTCCCAGGCCCAGACACCGTTGAACCACTTATAGGTCACAGATGGCGTGACGGCATCATGCAACAAGGCGCCCGCCGGGCTACGCCAGTTGTGCAGCAGGGTCATCATGCTCTTAGCAGCCAGGCGCCTGGCCGGAAGCTCGCCGCCGCGTACTAGCTTATCCAGCCGCTGCTGCCAACGGGACCGATTAACCGCAAGCTTCGCTGTCACTGTGGGCCAGTCAAGCTTAGCCGCATGCCTGGCCTCAACTTGAGTATGAAAATACTGGTGGGCGGCGCGTAGTACTGTCGCCTCCCCCGGTGCCAGGGTCAACAGCCCACTGTCGGCGCGATAGCCCTGGGGCCCCTCGACCGATAGGGTTACTGCCTGCTCAAACGCCAGCCGATAACTGGCATCGTCCAGCTGCATCTGCCAGGTCTGATCTATGGGGGTAAACTGCCAGGTGACGGCGTCTTCGCTCAGCAGCCGTTTATCGACCAAGCGATACTGCTTCAGCTTAGGATGAGTGGCGAAGGGGCTGCCCGACCAACTCAGGCGCCAGGAACCCGGCTTGTCGCTCAGGTTAATCAGCCTAGTCGAGACGATGGCGGTGCGATTATCGCTATATTCCAAGGTGGTGGAGAGCTCAAGATCCTTGAAACGAAAGCGCTGCACCAGCCCCCAGGGCTCGCTGTAGATCTCAACCTGCTCCGCCTTGGCCAGATCCACACTCTGACCAGACTCACCGGAAAACAGCTGCAGTTTCTGCAGACTATCGCTCAGATGCAGGCTGTACTCCTGGGCGATAAACAGCGGCCCAGTGAAGCCTCCATAGTAGGCGGGCGAGTCCGGCAGATGAAAACCATGCCAAGCGCCCTGGTCCATGTAGACGGCGGGAATCGTCAGATTGCCCTGTGGATCCCGCTGCTCCATATTACTTGGGGTTCCCCGGTAGTTGAGCAGATCCCGATACTCGCTGGCCTGCGCTACAGAAACAGAGGGCAGAGAGCAGAGAAGAGACAGAGAAAGCAGCAGGAGGCGGCGAACAGATAGCGCAGGCAGACGCGTCATGGGATTACTCAAGGGTTAATTGAATACAATATTCAAATAATTCCAGAGTCGCTTGCCAGATGCAAGGAGATCTCTTCTTCTCAGGCTGAGTGTTGGCCCTTAGTCATTGAATTTCAGACAAGCGGTAAGGAGTCCGCAAGACGCGCCAGAAGGGTTAAGCGCAGGCCAGTTCGGCGAGTGCCTAACCCTTACCTTAGATTTTGTTAGCTGGCGTGAGCGATATATTGGGCCACGCCGTCGAGGAACATCTGCACCGAGATCATCACCAGCACCATGCCCATCAGGCGCTCCACCGCCGTCAGCCCCTTCTCACCAAGAAGTTTGGTAAACAGCTTATAGAAGAGCAGAATCACGGCGCTGGCCACCCAGGCAGCAAACAGGGCTATGGTCCAATCCATCATGCGCGAGCTGTCGGTATGGGCCAGCAGGATCAGTGCCGCCAACACAGATGGGCCGGCCATCAGGGGGATCGCCATAGGCACGATAAAGGGCTCTTCTCCGGCCGCCAGCCCCACCACACCACCTGGCTGAGGGAAGATCATCCGAATGGCGATAAGGAAGAGTATGATGCCACCGGCTATGCTGACCGACTCAGATCTCAGGTTTAAGAAGCTGAGAATCGCCTCGCCGGCAAACAGGAAGAGCAGCATGATGATCAGCGCGAAGATCAGCTCCCGCACTAGCACCTTGCGCCGCTTCTTAGGTTCGATATGACGAAGAATCGAGGCGAAAATGGGTAAGTTCCCCAGGGGGTCCATGATCAAAAACAACATTACCGCAGCAGAAAAGATGTCCATAGCTCAATATTCGTCAAAAGTTGAACCTATATTGTATAACTTAATGACAATATTAATCAGTAGCTAAGATAACAAAATCGACACTCTTCCAAGGTTTTTCCGCCGTCGTCGGCGGCGCCATCGGGCGCGCGCCATGTAAATTCTTTTTCCCCTCGGGTTAATTGTTCGATTGGCAGACATAAGACTGATATACTAGCTGGCTTTCTAGGCTCCCTTGTTAACACTTATATGTACTATCTCGTCGCCAGTTGTATTGCACTCCTGTTAGGCCCACTCTTCTATCGTTTCTTTACGACGGGGACAGGTCTGCAAAAAGGCTTGGATGGTTTCATCTTCGTGTCCCTTGGCGGCCTGGTGTTGATCCATATCCTGCCCGAGCTTCTGGAGCACGGCGGTTTCCTCTCCCTGCTGTTTGTTGTCGTCGGCCTCTGGGGCCCGACCCTGAGCGAGCGCTTGTTTCACCGCTATTCAGAGGTCACCCATAATCTGACCCTGACACTCGGCATAGGCGGCCTGCTGTTGCATACCCTCACAGATGGCGGCGCCATGGTGCTGGCCCAACAGGACGGTAACTCCAGCCTGCTGGCCCTGGGGGTGATTCTGCATCGTCTGCCTGTGGGGCTGGCGATCTGGTGGCTGCTCAAGCCTCAGGTAGGTAGTCGCTGGGCATCCATAGTGTTGGGCGGCATGATGCTGCTAACAGGCGTGGGCTATTTCGCCGGCGAGCAGCTGCTGGCGCAGCTAAGCCTGGACAACACCGTCTATCTGCAAGCCTTCGTCACCGGCTCGATTCTGCACGTGGTGCTGCATCAGCCCCATGGGCACACCATAGACGACAAGCAGGGTAAGTATGAATATCAGGCCGGCATAGGCAGCCTTTTGGGTATCGCCCTGCTGTTTGTGCTGCTGGCGTTCGACTCCGGCGGCCACGATCATCACGAACACAGCCACAGCAGCGAGCAACTGCTGGACTGGCTGCTGACCCTGGCGCCAGTGCTCCTGCTGAGCTATAGCCTGGCGGCGATGCGCTATCTGTTTGGCCTGTCGCCTCACCATGAGCGCCTGAGCCAGCGCTGGCTGCAACGCCTGGCGGG is a window from the Shewanella loihica PV-4 genome containing:
- the rlmF gene encoding 23S rRNA (adenine(1618)-N(6))-methyltransferase RlmF — protein: MTPSRKPARPGAKKVVSQEPSAKASRPKPSSQSKSKAQPKAKPESKPQAKSQAKPQAKSKPVEGKSQGASKGLHPRNLHGQGYDFDALMDTTPELKPFVRPNPYGNLSIDFADPRAVKLLNLALLRLHYGLSYWDIPEGFLCPPIPGRVDYLHYLADLLAESTPASKGGKRKLPNVTRAPKGERVVALDIGTGANGIYPLLGHQVYGWRFVASDIDPVSLKNVERIIANNPQLAGKLSLRLQSDSKQIFTGIIRAEDRFDLTLCNPPFHASLAEASRGSERKLKNLAANKRAKGHEVAKSKEKLNFGGQKAELWCEGGEQAFLGQMIRESQKFGSQCLWFTSLVSKKENLKPCYRLLEQVGAKRVETLEMAQGNKLTRVLAWTFLTPEQHSLWGLYRV
- a CDS encoding flagellar basal body-associated protein FliL, which encodes MKKFALLCLMLVTSVLSLGAYAEEEEVVDTYAYYGFEPDIVTNYISNRKKLGFVKISVELMVKVPEDLIVLEHHDPLLRAAIIEILGAQTEDKVKSLTGKEEIRRECYDTLNRLLEQEIGKPLIVNLLFTKYLYD
- a CDS encoding chorismate--pyruvate lyase family protein, with the translated sequence MSVTRLSFPYGESIQWHSPDQIPQLPPSPFREWLLASGSLTQKLKSHCNQFEVKVLGEAMLPPFPGELPHQGQAWIREVLLCLDGIPWVFARTLVPGAMMDSAQDNFLSLGTRPLGELLFTSGDFTPGKIEVGEFTACDSLAKLIDSLEQESHHPLWGRRRYFSHGDQQLIVSEIFLPKARQLIDRLA
- a CDS encoding immune inhibitor A domain-containing protein, whose protein sequence is MKRQYYAGAVSALSLSLLLIGASANAAPITMKEVTGVADAGVINEQQILYWLVKRGELASDASEAEKRAAIKAYTQRAKGYQEKGGQVQAKLESQQSMRQKAQQKARVMSFVTPQADADVTKTVKVLGVLIDFPDLPHDNNRLTASDTPMYYSSYPVAHYQDLMFSTTGFAGPQGQNLLTGYQYYQAESGGSFYFTGKVYGWYTANQNAAYYGQNDPNNDDDDKAVPELVKEAVTQALASMTPSEIASFDVEDPYDLDGDGNLNEADGDIDHVMLFHSSIGEEAGGGVLGDDAIWSHRYFVYEGNSPGYEIPGTGKKVFGYTVQPIDAAAGVVAHEFGHDLGLPDEYDTSNSGDGSPVGSWSIMSGGSWTGDIPGSQPTGFSPYARSYLQNKYKGKWINETQVDLASIPTGGQEVQLAEAVNANQVNQISIPLPSDNIPFKQPYAGSYQYYSGQGNLLSTAASFSLDFPASSSLTLKMKAHWNIETDYDYVQVKVGDVALAGNHTKASNIINNAKNIITGKSSDVAGAEGADSWVELSFDLSAYAGSSDRQISIVYFTDEAVGDYGFVFDELKVLDGESVIYSDGAEEPNTMALNGGFARIDNTRPGKPRRYLVQLRSYNGVDAGLKSHAYEPGVLLWLENFNESDNNSSKHPGSGLIGVVDADQDLIGTNGTATQIRDATFSLYNQSTYFGDDHLAGNSLFDDSQDYSAPLKPQAGIILPELGLTMEVVTQSTDSSSAKVRFEYSGTVTPPPAPGALSASIAKTQEGASVSFSANVTGGDGNYQYAWNFGVSGAASALAAPTYVYQASGSYQVTLTVTDGAGESVTANTQVTVVIQPVADFSYKASDLTVTFSNLSNQGVGSLSYGWNFGDGQTSTAASPTHTYGAAGSYTVTLTVTDEANNQAKKSLTLTVTAPVVQPLVVETKQDSGGGSLGWISLSLLMLLGLRRRS
- a CDS encoding MGH1-like glycoside hydrolase domain-containing protein, with amino-acid sequence MTRLPALSVRRLLLLSLSLLCSLPSVSVAQASEYRDLLNYRGTPSNMEQRDPQGNLTIPAVYMDQGAWHGFHLPDSPAYYGGFTGPLFIAQEYSLHLSDSLQKLQLFSGESGQSVDLAKAEQVEIYSEPWGLVQRFRFKDLELSTTLEYSDNRTAIVSTRLINLSDKPGSWRLSWSGSPFATHPKLKQYRLVDKRLLSEDAVTWQFTPIDQTWQMQLDDASYRLAFEQAVTLSVEGPQGYRADSGLLTLAPGEATVLRAAHQYFHTQVEARHAAKLDWPTVTAKLAVNRSRWQQRLDKLVRGGELPARRLAAKSMMTLLHNWRSPAGALLHDAVTPSVTYKWFNGVWAWDSWKQAVALAQFDVALAELNVLAMFDYQFDAKDPLRPEDAGNLPDAIFYNPDASRGGKGGNWNERNGKPPLAAWAVWQIYQQSQDKALITRLYPKLVAYHEWWYRNRDHNHNGLAEYGANRHPRHGEPGEPGEPGEPDREAVIEAAAWESGMDNAPRFDMGDELQVLENYDAKGRLLGYSISQESVDLNSYLYAEKGYLAQMAELLDLDSEAAVWREQAARLGQLIRSEFFDEESGFFYDRRLAGERSRLMIAEGKGVEGWLPLWAGAASQAQAEQMIATQLNASNFGTKLPFPTVSADNSAFAPRRYWRGPVWLDQALFGLQGVSRYGHDELARRLATRLVNEADGVLGDGPIRENYDPLTGDGLHCTNFSWSASVLLLIYRSWLSTD
- a CDS encoding YhgN family NAAT transporter → MDIFSAAVMLFLIMDPLGNLPIFASILRHIEPKKRRKVLVRELIFALIIMLLFLFAGEAILSFLNLRSESVSIAGGIILFLIAIRMIFPQPGGVVGLAAGEEPFIVPMAIPLMAGPSVLAALILLAHTDSSRMMDWTIALFAAWVASAVILLFYKLFTKLLGEKGLTAVERLMGMVLVMISVQMFLDGVAQYIAHAS